A segment of the Butyrivibrio fibrisolvens genome:
CCTGCCGTGTGACGTGGTACATGAAAGCCTCTGATACAGTTGATGTATCGATGAATGTAAGCGGTCTTTTGTCACGATTAAATTCTTGAACTGGAGTTATACCTTCATTCGGCACATTTACTCCGACGCTTTCATAGTACTCTCTGATACCAGAATGAGGCTTCTTGTTGTAATACTCTTCAAGGAAGATGGTCCAAAGGCGATTAAGTTCTTCAAGAGAAGTGATTTTTTTGAGTTTGGCTTCTCGCAAAAAGGCATCGACTACCTGATGGAATTTCTCAATCTTGCCTTTACTTTTACCGCTTCGCACCTTGGCATGGTTGATTCTTATGCCAAGTCTTGTAAGTGATAGCTTGAGCTGTTTTGCTATGTACTGAGTTCCATTATCAAAGTAGCATGCATCAAACTTTCCATAACGGAGTATGACCTTTCTGAATGTATCTTCAACAATGGTCTCTTCCTGGTTGTCATAGAACTGCGAAGAAAGTATCATCCTGGAATGGTCATCGATAGCAGAAGAAAGATATGTCTGAACTTTCTTTCCACCTATCTGTAACATCGGTCCATACTTAATGTCACCTTGGACAAGCATCATTCTGTGAGGCTTGCAGAATCTTTTGGATGAGCTTTCTCTGGCATCTGAATATACCTTAAGATGTTTGGTTCCAAAGCCCTGTTTGTACATGTGGCGTTGAAGAGTAGACCTTTTAAGAACACCAATAGGAACTTTACCTTCAATCTCAAGGATCGTTATGATTTGATCCACAGATCTTCCTGGTACCTCAAGCCTAAGCTGTATGGCTTCTTTTACAAGGTTGTCAAAGTTCTCTGGCAGCTTGTGTGAATGTACTCCTGATCTTGGAACAGGCTTAAGACCTTCAAACTCATTATCGCGAAATGAACTTTCATATCTGTACAGTGTTCTTGGTGAAATATCGTTCTGAACTGCGATCTTGTTTCGCATCTGGATCTTTTTAGCATTATCCATTTCAGGATCCAGAAGTGGTGATATAAGCCTGAAACGTTCAAGAGCCTCACGTTCCTGCCATTTGATATTTTCGTTATTTTCCATCGTCAGTTACCTCCTATGAGGCAACTATACGAGAACTGATCTTGACACTCAAAACAAAGTGAGTGCAAAGAATTACCAGACAGGGACAAGATAATTACCGCTATTGTAGATGGTGCGGATGATATATCCCAGCCAGTGAGGTTTGACTTCAATTTTTTTGAAAGTACTGAGCAATGATACGCCTGATATCAGGAAGTCATCTCTGTTATCAAGCAGCCTGTATATGGTATTGCGAAGATATCCTTCGGCACGTTCTTTGTTTTCTTTGTACCACAGGATCCATCTTTTCATAGTTTCCTCACAAGGGTAGTCTTCGGAATCCTCATCATCTGATGTAACAATTCCATCTATGACTCCGGTTATTATCTCTGAGTCATAATGTTTATAGGGGACCAGGCAATCCGGCAACTCTGTATGAAAGCCCCCACATCCCAAGCATTGAAGCCTTCGGATGATAAACCACTCTATAATACCACCTTCCTTGCGGTGTATCCGTTTCTTGGAATCTCGGTATTTAAGCTCACCACCACAGTGAGGACACGGTGGTGTGATACCATTGCTCTCAACTAAAAATATTTTCTTTATGGCGGGTAAGGTAGTACTCTGATATAATAATCATGGTTGAAAAACCACGTCCCAGAGTACGCGACTTTCCACGGAGGGTGCTCTGGGACATTCCTTTTTATATACTGTTCTTATGACAGTATACAGAGCAGTTCCGTGTCAAACAAGCAGATCTGTATTATGTTAATTTGAGAGGTCTACAACAGAATGGACTGATGCCAAGAAGGGTATATATCAATAGGAGAGTTTTATGTCATATGGATTGATATGTGAGGATTGCGGCTGCCCTTTCTTTTATCAGGAAGAGGATGGCTATTATTGCGAGGATTGCGAACGCTATTATTCTTTTTATGAAGCATTTTCATTATTAGGGATACAGGAATATAGGCGTGAAATGAAGGCTGCAAAACTTAAAACAGTATTTTTAACATTAAGGTGGATGGTAAGATGAAACGAAGATTGAATTATGATTTTTTTATGGAGTTTCTAGATGGAAGCTTAGCAGGGATACTAAATATGGTTCATAATGACACAACGCTCATTATGGAACTTCGTGGTAATAAGGTTGTAATTTACTATCGTGGCGGAGCTTTATTTACCATTACCAATACAGGCAAAGGTTATGAAATATATCATAATCCTGCATATTGGCTTCCAGAAAAGAAATATGAGGAACTTGTTACTGACCCTTCACCCGAGGAATGCGTAAAGAATGTAGCTCTGTATAAGCATCAAATGGACTACTATAGATCTATTAATCCTGAGTTGGAGGCACAATGCTTACTACAACTGGTACTGGAAAATAATATCCTTCCTGGGAAGTCAAAAACTACAGGGGATTACTTTATATTAGATATTGAGTATGCATATAAAGAACAAGGCGGATTGAATCTAAGATTTGATGCAATCGGTCTTAACTGGCCTTCTACTTCCTCAGATCGTAGAAAACGTATTGATATGGGAATAACATTTTTTGAAATGAAGTATTATGATGGAGCCATGAAGGGAAAAGCTGGCATACAGAAGCATATCAGTGATTATAGGGCATTCATAGAGACTAAAGCTTATTTTGATATGTGCAGAGATATGGAAGGGGTTTTCTGGCAAAAATACCATCTTGGACTCATCCCGGCTTATATGATGCCAACTAATCTTGATGATAAAGATGCCAATATAATAATAGATGAAAACAAAGTGGATTTAGCCTTTCTTTTTGCTAACAGAGATCCTGACAGTACAATAGCAAAAGCTGAACTTAGTGCAGCAGTAGAAAAGTACGGAAAGGAAAGAACTCAGGATATCTATGTAGCAAACGCTTCAGACATAGGGTATGTATTATTCCGATACAAGGATAATGGCAAAGGACAAGGCAAGGCTGATCGCTACATAAGAATTGCGGATTATGTTAATCTCTGATAATTAAGCAATGTGCTAAAAAAGGCACATTGCTTTTTTTATTATGTGATTGTAAAGGTACACTAGTGAACAAGGATCTGTTTCACCGCTGGTTAAGAAATGAAAGGATAATGCAGGGAAATGAAGGATTTTTTTGAAGAAATAGTTGGATATGAAGATATCAAAAAGGAATTACGAATTATTAGCGATATGCTGAATAACGCAGAAATGTATAAAAAACTTGGAGCAAGTATCAATGAGGGGGTAATTCTAAATGGTAGACCAGGCACTGGTAAGACTACCATGGCTAACTGCCTTATAAAATCCACTAACAGATCAGTTTACTTATGTAGAAAGAAGGCTACAGACGGTGAGTTTGTGAAGACAATAAATGATGTGTTCAAGAATGCTAAAGAAAACATGCCATCAATTGTGCTTTTAGATGATCTCGATAAGTTTTCTGATAAGGATGAGAATTGTGATGCAGAGGAATTCGCTGCTGTTCAATCCTGCATGGACGAAATAAAAGGGATGGATATTTTTGTTATCGCAACTGTCAACAACATACGAAAGATTCCTGATTCTTTGAAAAGAGCAGGGAGGTTGGGTAAAAGAATATATGTGCGCTTGCCTAAAGCCAATGAGGCAGCAAGGATTGTAAAACATTATCTTGATAGGATTGAAAATTGCAATGATTTAGATGAAATGTCAATTGCAAGAATGTTGAATGGTGAATCGTGCGCAGCATTGGAGAATGTAATAAACAGCGCTGCTATGAAGGCTGCTTTCAATCGTCAGGATAAAGTGAATATGCAAAACATAATAGATGCATGTTTGGATGTGATATTTGACGCTCCCGAAAGTGAGGAGGATCTTTCAGAAGAGTTCAAACGTAGAGTCGCCTATCACGAAGCTGGTCATGCAGTTGCCGCTGAAGTATTGGACCCAGGGAGTGTAAGTATAATCTCTATAAGAAAAACAGATGGTGGTAAATATGGATTTATCAAGTATTTAAGACGTGAAGAAAAAGAGGATTTTTGTAGTGATTATAGCGAAAACATTATTATGACATCATTGGCAGGGAAAGCGGCTACAGAACTTGTTTTTGGAGAGTCCGATATGGGGGTGAACAGTGACCTACATCATGCATTTGATAAAGCTAAAATAATGGTTGACAACAGATGCATGTATGGATTTAATAACTGGATTGAAGATAATGACTCAAGTTTTGTGGCTGAAAATAGAAACCGTGCTATGGCAATGGTATTGGAGAAAAACTATCTGGAAGTCAAAAAGCTGTTGGCAGCAAATCGAGTTTTATTGGATAAAATTGCTGATGAATTGATAAAGAATACAACCCTTACATATTCAGATGTTCAGAGCATATGTGTTTCGTATAAAAAACAAATATCGTGAATTATAGGAAAACTATGATAAGGAAAAACTATGACTAATCGGAGAAGAGGAGTATTTTGGGTTATTGACGGAGAACTGTTGGCGGTTCCATATGAAGAAAAGCAGGAATTTATTCCCAAGATAATTATGGTATCACCTCCGGAAATAGGAAAAGATATCAGAACCTCTCCTTTCTATGGAGGATTTGTTGAGGACGCTATTGAAGAGTCAAAAAGATTCCCGGAATTTTATAAGAAAGTCGCTGATGAAAAGGGGTGTATATTCTTTGATGCAGCCAAATACATATATCCTTCAGATATAGATTCGCTTCATCTTGAACCAGAAGGACATGAGATACTGGCGGATGAACTATATCATGTTATCAAAAATATAGTCTAGTTGATTGAACCTGGTACAATTAACATAAGTTTTATTTTAGTAGCAGGAAAGATTCTAAGATATGTATAATGTCATAAGCGAGATAAATAAGTT
Coding sequences within it:
- a CDS encoding DUF6431 domain-containing protein; translation: MKKIFLVESNGITPPCPHCGGELKYRDSKKRIHRKEGGIIEWFIIRRLQCLGCGGFHTELPDCLVPYKHYDSEIITGVIDGIVTSDDEDSEDYPCEETMKRWILWYKENKERAEGYLRNTIYRLLDNRDDFLISGVSLLSTFKKIEVKPHWLGYIIRTIYNSGNYLVPVW
- a CDS encoding DDE-type integrase/transposase/recombinase, translating into MENNENIKWQEREALERFRLISPLLDPEMDNAKKIQMRNKIAVQNDISPRTLYRYESSFRDNEFEGLKPVPRSGVHSHKLPENFDNLVKEAIQLRLEVPGRSVDQIITILEIEGKVPIGVLKRSTLQRHMYKQGFGTKHLKVYSDARESSSKRFCKPHRMMLVQGDIKYGPMLQIGGKKVQTYLSSAIDDHSRMILSSQFYDNQEETIVEDTFRKVILRYGKFDACYFDNGTQYIAKQLKLSLTRLGIRINHAKVRSGKSKGKIEKFHQVVDAFLREAKLKKITSLEELNRLWTIFLEEYYNKKPHSGIREYYESVGVNVPNEGITPVQEFNRDKRPLTFIDTSTVSEAFMYHVTRQVDKGACISFKGRKYETKPSLISHMVEVAYDPFFPETITVSYPGIEPFTAKPLKIGEYCDKNETLPVGIQLATSETSRFLDALEKKHAQSKKRLTDAISFASYRKEGGNNV
- a CDS encoding AAA family ATPase, whose amino-acid sequence is MKDFFEEIVGYEDIKKELRIISDMLNNAEMYKKLGASINEGVILNGRPGTGKTTMANCLIKSTNRSVYLCRKKATDGEFVKTINDVFKNAKENMPSIVLLDDLDKFSDKDENCDAEEFAAVQSCMDEIKGMDIFVIATVNNIRKIPDSLKRAGRLGKRIYVRLPKANEAARIVKHYLDRIENCNDLDEMSIARMLNGESCAALENVINSAAMKAAFNRQDKVNMQNIIDACLDVIFDAPESEEDLSEEFKRRVAYHEAGHAVAAEVLDPGSVSIISIRKTDGGKYGFIKYLRREEKEDFCSDYSENIIMTSLAGKAATELVFGESDMGVNSDLHHAFDKAKIMVDNRCMYGFNNWIEDNDSSFVAENRNRAMAMVLEKNYLEVKKLLAANRVLLDKIADELIKNTTLTYSDVQSICVSYKKQIS